One part of the Methylobacterium terrae genome encodes these proteins:
- a CDS encoding MFS transporter, whose product MAIATTGPLAGTEALTEAGIVRKVAWRLMPLIMICYLFAFFDRINISFAKFQLQSDLGFSNVAYGLGASMFVVGYVIFEVPSNLALYRVGARRWIARIMISWGIATTLMIFIRTEWHFYVLRFLIGAMEAGFAPGILYYLTLWFPASFRGRITSFMFVASAFAGIVGAPVAGLILGGLNGVAGLAGWQWLFLAGGLPCLILGALVLTRLDDRIDDARWLSAEEKDLLSSRIAHHNRDIGDHSLWGAIRQPGFLLIALVYFLLQVGSYGLNFWGPDLIKTASGGAAASVGFLTAIPYICGAISMIVIGRLSDASGERPKFVAGLAVAAAIGFFLAGLFDREIVPLMIALALLGSGIVASIPTFWTLPAKLVTGVGAAGGIALINTLGQFGGIVSPVMVGWVKDLTGSTTPALYGIGCLCLVAAGLLLFAMPESLRRNDRSV is encoded by the coding sequence ATGGCCATCGCCACCACCGGCCCTCTCGCCGGCACCGAAGCCCTCACCGAGGCCGGAATCGTCCGCAAGGTCGCCTGGCGGCTGATGCCGCTGATCATGATCTGCTACCTGTTCGCGTTCTTCGACCGCATCAACATCAGCTTCGCCAAGTTCCAGCTCCAGAGCGACCTCGGCTTCAGCAACGTCGCCTACGGCCTCGGCGCCAGCATGTTCGTGGTCGGCTACGTGATCTTCGAGGTGCCGTCGAACCTCGCCCTCTACCGGGTCGGCGCGCGGCGCTGGATCGCCCGCATCATGATCTCGTGGGGCATCGCCACCACGCTGATGATCTTCATCCGCACCGAGTGGCACTTCTACGTCCTGCGCTTCCTCATCGGCGCGATGGAGGCCGGCTTCGCGCCCGGCATCCTGTACTACCTCACCCTCTGGTTCCCGGCCTCGTTCCGGGGCCGCATCACCTCGTTCATGTTCGTCGCCTCGGCCTTCGCCGGCATCGTCGGCGCGCCGGTGGCCGGGCTGATCCTCGGCGGGCTCAACGGCGTCGCGGGCCTCGCCGGGTGGCAGTGGCTCTTCCTCGCCGGCGGCCTGCCCTGCCTGATCCTCGGCGCCCTGGTGCTCACCCGCCTCGACGACCGGATCGACGACGCGCGCTGGCTCTCGGCCGAGGAGAAGGACCTCCTGTCCTCGCGCATCGCCCACCACAACCGCGACATCGGCGACCACTCGCTCTGGGGCGCGATCAGGCAGCCGGGCTTCCTGCTCATCGCCCTCGTCTACTTCCTGCTCCAGGTCGGCTCCTACGGCCTGAACTTCTGGGGGCCGGACCTGATCAAGACCGCGAGCGGGGGGGCGGCCGCCTCGGTCGGCTTCCTGACCGCGATCCCCTATATCTGCGGCGCGATCAGCATGATCGTGATCGGGCGCCTGTCGGACGCCTCGGGCGAACGGCCGAAATTCGTCGCCGGCCTCGCGGTCGCGGCAGCCATCGGGTTCTTCCTCGCCGGCCTGTTCGACAGGGAGATCGTGCCGCTGATGATCGCGCTGGCGCTGCTCGGCTCCGGCATCGTCGCGTCGATCCCGACCTTCTGGACCCTGCCGGCGAAGCTCGTCACCGGCGTCGGCGCGGCGGGCGGCATCGCGCTCATCAACACGCTCGGCCAGTTCGGCGGCATCGTCAGCCCGGTCATGGTCGGCTGGGTCAAGGACCTCACCGGCTCCACCACGCCTGCGCTCTACGGCATCGGCTGCCTGTGCCTCGTCGCCGCGGGGCTCCTGCTCTTCGCGATGCCCGAGAGCCTGCGCCGCAACGACCGCAGCGTCTGA
- a CDS encoding flavin-containing monooxygenase, protein MREPHETGPIQRTDAIIVGAGFSGLYQLHLLRDRLGLSVRVLEAADGIGGTWYWNRYPGARCDSESYYYSYSFSRELEDEWDWTERYPEHGEIRRYLDHVADRFDLRRDIQLGTRVSGARYDEAGNHWTVTTEAGERFEAQFLITAVGCLSSANVPAIPGLASFAGAWYHTGRWPHEGVDFSNKRVGLIGTGSTGIQATPVLAAQASHLTVFQRTANYSVPARNGPMDDEFKAWVRENSSELRAKAREAPNGHPFDFSDRSALDVSPQERQAIYEAAWERGGLRFRAAFRDIMLDKDANETASQFIRDKIRSIVEDPETAEALTPRDHLFATKRPPIDTNYFETFNRENVTLVDLKTTPIEAIVPEGVRTRDTTYPLDVIVFATGFDALTGPLLALDIRGRDGLVLKDVWAAGPKSYLGLQVPGFPNLFTMTGPGSPSVLTNMPVAIEQHAEWIADCIAHLRERGLDRIEARPDAAETWGAEVDRAASATLLPMASSSWYLGANVPGKPRVFMPYAGGMAHYRGICERVAAGGYEGFSLR, encoded by the coding sequence ATGAGAGAGCCACACGAGACCGGCCCCATCCAACGCACCGACGCGATCATCGTCGGGGCCGGGTTCTCCGGCCTGTACCAGCTGCACCTGCTGCGCGACCGGCTCGGCCTGTCGGTGCGGGTGCTGGAGGCGGCCGACGGCATCGGCGGCACCTGGTACTGGAACCGCTATCCCGGCGCGCGTTGCGATTCCGAGAGCTACTACTACTCCTACTCGTTCTCCCGCGAGCTGGAGGACGAGTGGGACTGGACCGAGCGCTACCCCGAGCACGGCGAGATCCGCCGCTACCTCGACCACGTCGCCGACCGCTTCGACCTCCGGCGCGACATCCAGCTCGGCACCCGGGTATCCGGCGCCCGCTACGACGAGGCGGGGAACCACTGGACGGTGACCACCGAGGCCGGCGAGCGCTTCGAGGCGCAGTTCCTGATCACTGCCGTCGGCTGCCTGTCGAGCGCCAACGTGCCGGCGATCCCGGGCCTCGCGAGCTTTGCCGGCGCCTGGTATCACACCGGCCGCTGGCCGCACGAGGGCGTCGATTTTTCAAACAAGCGCGTCGGGCTGATCGGCACCGGCTCGACCGGCATCCAGGCGACGCCCGTCCTCGCCGCGCAGGCCTCACACCTCACCGTCTTCCAGCGCACCGCCAATTACAGCGTGCCGGCCCGTAACGGCCCGATGGACGACGAATTCAAGGCCTGGGTGCGCGAGAACTCCTCCGAGTTGCGCGCCAAGGCCCGCGAGGCGCCGAACGGTCACCCGTTCGATTTTTCCGACCGCTCCGCCCTCGACGTCTCGCCCCAGGAACGGCAGGCGATCTACGAGGCGGCCTGGGAGCGGGGCGGCTTACGCTTCCGCGCCGCCTTCCGCGACATCATGCTCGACAAGGACGCGAACGAGACCGCCTCGCAGTTCATCCGGGACAAGATCCGCAGCATCGTCGAGGACCCGGAGACGGCGGAGGCGCTCACGCCGCGCGACCACCTGTTCGCGACCAAGCGTCCGCCGATCGATACGAACTACTTCGAGACCTTCAACCGCGAGAACGTCACCCTCGTCGACCTGAAGACGACGCCGATCGAGGCGATCGTTCCGGAGGGCGTCCGGACACGAGACACGACCTATCCTCTCGACGTGATCGTTTTCGCGACCGGCTTCGATGCCCTGACCGGTCCCCTGCTGGCCCTCGACATCCGTGGCCGCGACGGCCTGGTGCTCAAGGACGTGTGGGCGGCAGGCCCGAAGAGCTATCTCGGTCTGCAGGTCCCGGGTTTTCCGAACCTGTTCACGATGACCGGCCCGGGTAGCCCTTCGGTGCTCACCAACATGCCGGTGGCGATCGAGCAGCACGCCGAGTGGATCGCCGACTGCATCGCGCACTTGCGCGAGCGCGGTCTCGACCGGATCGAGGCGAGGCCGGACGCGGCGGAAACGTGGGGGGCGGAGGTCGACCGGGCGGCGTCTGCCACGCTGCTGCCGATGGCGAGCAGCTCCTGGTACCTGGGCGCCAACGTGCCGGGCAAGCCGCGGGTGTTCATGCCCTACGCGGGCGGCATGGCGCATTACCGCGGCATCTGCGAGCGCGTCGCAGCCGGCGGCTATGAGGGGTTCTCCTTACGTTGA
- the fahA gene encoding fumarylacetoacetase: MIDHTHDPAARSCVPGADGHPDFPIQNLPLGVFFTDGGPRRAGVAIGEHVLDLAAARAAGLLTGEAARAVAATEGGDLAGLLALGAGPRRALRHGLFALLSTDGPDRDRVPPLLHAASSCTLHLPARIGDYTDFFVGIHHATNTGRQFRPDQPLLPNYKHVPVGYHGRASSIRPSGTPVRRPHGQAKPPHLDAPVFGPSRRLDYELELGVWIGLGNDLGTPVLVAEAAGQVAGFCLLNDWSARDIQGWEYQPLGPFLAKSFATTISPWIVTPEALAPFRIPQPSRPPGDPAPLPYLLDPADQAGGALDLELEVLLSTEASRAARLPPHRVARSNARHMYWTVAQMIAHHTGGGCNLRPGDLLGTGTLSGPDPDSCGSLLETSQGGKVPIRLETGEERRFLEDGDEVTLTARGVREGFAPIGFGACRAIVLPAL, encoded by the coding sequence ATGATCGACCATACCCACGATCCCGCCGCCCGCTCCTGCGTGCCCGGTGCCGACGGGCATCCCGACTTTCCGATCCAGAACCTGCCGCTCGGCGTGTTCTTCACCGACGGCGGTCCGAGGCGGGCCGGTGTCGCGATCGGCGAGCACGTCCTCGACCTCGCGGCGGCGCGGGCCGCGGGCCTCCTGACCGGCGAGGCGGCGCGGGCGGTCGCGGCGACCGAGGGCGGCGACCTTGCCGGGTTGCTGGCGCTCGGCGCCGGCCCGCGCCGGGCCCTGCGCCACGGGCTCTTCGCCCTCCTCTCGACCGACGGGCCGGACCGCGACCGGGTGCCGCCGCTCCTGCACGCCGCGTCGTCCTGCACGCTGCACCTGCCGGCGCGGATCGGCGACTACACCGATTTCTTCGTCGGCATCCACCACGCCACCAATACCGGCCGCCAGTTCCGGCCCGACCAGCCGCTTCTGCCCAACTACAAGCACGTGCCGGTCGGCTATCACGGCCGCGCCTCGTCGATCCGGCCCTCCGGCACCCCGGTGCGCCGGCCGCACGGCCAGGCGAAGCCGCCCCACCTCGACGCCCCGGTCTTCGGGCCGTCGCGCCGGCTCGACTACGAACTGGAACTCGGGGTGTGGATCGGACTCGGCAACGACCTCGGCACACCGGTGCTGGTGGCGGAGGCCGCCGGGCAGGTCGCGGGGTTCTGCCTGCTCAACGACTGGTCCGCCCGGGACATCCAGGGCTGGGAGTACCAGCCCCTCGGGCCGTTCCTGGCAAAGAGCTTCGCCACCACGATCTCGCCCTGGATCGTCACCCCGGAGGCGCTGGCGCCGTTCCGCATCCCGCAGCCGAGCCGGCCTCCGGGCGATCCCGCCCCCCTGCCCTACCTCCTCGATCCGGCCGACCAGGCCGGCGGCGCCCTCGATCTCGAGCTGGAGGTGCTCCTCTCGACCGAGGCGTCCCGCGCGGCCCGCCTCCCGCCGCACCGGGTCGCGCGCTCGAACGCGCGGCACATGTACTGGACGGTGGCGCAGATGATCGCGCACCACACCGGCGGCGGCTGCAACCTGCGGCCGGGCGACCTTCTCGGGACCGGCACGCTCTCGGGCCCGGATCCGGATTCCTGCGGCAGCCTGCTCGAGACCTCGCAGGGCGGCAAGGTGCCGATCCGCCTGGAAACCGGCGAGGAGCGCCGCTTCCTCGAGGACGGCGACGAGGTCACCCTGACCGCCCGCGGCGTGCGCGAGGGCTTCGCGCCGATCGGCTTCGGCGCCTGCCGCGCGATCGTGCTGCCGGCCCTGTGA
- a CDS encoding 2-dehydro-3-deoxygalactonokinase, protein MIAVDWGTSSARAYRLAPDGAVLARREGADGILRVPAGGFPAALVEMVGDWLAAGETRVLLSGMVGSRQGWQEAPYLGCPAGLSELAGAVVPVPFDGASVRLVPGLSAEDAAGTPEVMRGEEVQILGALAHADEDGLMCLPGSHAKWVRVVRGRIAGFTTSMTGEAFAALKDHTILGRMMTGRAEVGPAFEAGVARAAEAGGLLHHLFGTRTLGLFGRLAPEESASYLSGLLIGHDVAAALAEPAQVLLVGSGPLMALYGRAIALAGGEAIAGDPDAAARGLALIGERIQWA, encoded by the coding sequence ATGATCGCAGTGGACTGGGGAACGAGCAGCGCCCGGGCCTACCGGCTCGCGCCGGACGGGGCGGTGCTGGCGCGGCGCGAGGGCGCGGACGGCATCCTGCGGGTGCCGGCGGGTGGCTTTCCGGCGGCGCTCGTCGAGATGGTCGGCGACTGGCTGGCGGCCGGCGAGACCCGGGTGCTGCTCTCCGGGATGGTCGGCAGCCGGCAGGGCTGGCAGGAGGCGCCGTACCTCGGCTGTCCGGCGGGACTCTCGGAACTGGCAGGCGCCGTGGTGCCGGTGCCCTTCGACGGCGCGAGCGTGCGGCTGGTGCCGGGCCTGAGTGCCGAGGACGCGGCCGGGACACCCGAGGTGATGCGCGGCGAGGAGGTCCAGATCCTCGGGGCGCTGGCCCATGCCGACGAGGACGGGCTGATGTGCCTGCCCGGCAGCCACGCCAAGTGGGTGCGGGTCGTCCGCGGCCGGATCGCGGGCTTCACCACCAGCATGACCGGCGAGGCCTTCGCGGCGCTCAAGGACCACACCATCCTCGGCCGGATGATGACCGGGCGGGCGGAGGTCGGCCCGGCCTTCGAGGCGGGCGTCGCCCGCGCGGCGGAGGCCGGGGGCTTGCTCCACCACCTGTTCGGCACCCGCACGCTCGGGCTGTTCGGCCGGCTCGCGCCGGAGGAGTCCGCGAGCTACCTGTCGGGCCTGCTGATCGGGCACGACGTGGCGGCCGCCCTGGCGGAGCCCGCCCAGGTGTTGCTCGTCGGCTCGGGCCCGCTGATGGCGCTCTACGGCCGGGCGATCGCCCTCGCGGGCGGCGAGGCGATCGCAGGCGATCCGGACGCCGCCGCCCGCGGCCTGGCGCTGATCGGGGAGAGGATCCAATGGGCATGA
- a CDS encoding FAD/NAD(P)-binding protein: MRTTLPPIAVIGAGFSGTMAALHLSRLMPERPVLLCEKSGAFARGLAYATGCSDHLLNVRAANMSAFPDRPEHFSRWLEGCPLDGAAWTRSTPAGLFAARGLYGRYLTDLLLSALAEPGPAPRLMLENDEVVDLAPTGSGFELTLAAGRRRQVAGAILACGNLRAPRGPRSRYAVDPWGDAPLDHMRPDLPLLIVGTGLTMVDAVAALRQRGFPGPILAVSRRGLLPQVHAATATWPAPSVPDAARRSLPALLRVVRDEARRAAACGADWRSVIDSLRGVSIGLWRGLPPAEQRRFLRHVRAFWDVHRHRMAPPAAEIIERERASGGLTLMRARVIAIEDQAGHARVSLRERGVEAERVVDVQRIIDASGVGRVADTDDLLLRRLMGRGLIRPDALGLGLAVADDLAVLDQRGEAGRPLWTLGPLLRGTLWECTAVPDIRGQAAELARTVAARLQDVATGAARETA; the protein is encoded by the coding sequence ATGCGCACGACCCTTCCACCCATCGCGGTGATCGGTGCCGGGTTCAGCGGCACGATGGCGGCTCTGCACCTGAGCCGGCTGATGCCCGAGCGGCCGGTCCTGCTGTGCGAGAAGTCCGGCGCTTTCGCGCGCGGGCTGGCCTACGCGACCGGCTGCAGCGACCACCTGCTCAACGTGCGCGCCGCCAACATGAGCGCGTTCCCGGACCGGCCCGAGCACTTTTCGCGGTGGCTCGAAGGGTGTCCGCTCGACGGAGCCGCCTGGACCCGCTCGACGCCGGCCGGGCTGTTCGCGGCCCGCGGGCTCTACGGCCGCTACCTCACCGACCTGCTGCTGTCCGCCTTGGCCGAGCCGGGTCCGGCGCCGCGCCTCATGCTCGAGAACGACGAGGTGGTGGATCTCGCACCCACCGGCTCGGGCTTCGAGCTGACCCTCGCGGCCGGGCGGCGCCGACAGGTCGCCGGCGCGATCCTGGCCTGCGGCAACCTGCGGGCACCGCGCGGGCCGCGCAGCCGCTACGCGGTCGATCCCTGGGGCGACGCGCCCCTCGACCACATGCGGCCCGACCTGCCGCTGCTCATCGTCGGCACCGGGTTGACCATGGTCGACGCGGTCGCGGCCCTGCGCCAGCGCGGTTTTCCCGGGCCGATCCTCGCGGTGTCCCGCCGCGGCCTGCTGCCCCAGGTCCACGCCGCGACCGCAACGTGGCCCGCGCCGAGCGTGCCGGACGCGGCGCGGCGCTCTCTGCCTGCGCTGCTGCGCGTCGTGCGCGACGAGGCACGCCGGGCCGCCGCGTGCGGGGCCGACTGGCGAAGCGTGATCGATTCCCTGCGGGGCGTCAGCATCGGGCTCTGGCGCGGCCTGCCTCCGGCCGAGCAGCGCCGCTTCCTGCGCCACGTCCGCGCGTTCTGGGACGTGCACCGGCACCGTATGGCGCCGCCGGCGGCCGAGATCATCGAGCGTGAGCGCGCGAGCGGCGGGCTGACGCTGATGCGGGCCCGCGTGATCGCGATCGAGGACCAGGCGGGCCACGCCCGCGTGAGCCTGCGCGAGCGCGGCGTCGAGGCGGAGCGGGTCGTCGACGTGCAGCGGATCATCGACGCCTCGGGCGTCGGGCGCGTCGCCGATACCGACGACCTGCTGCTGCGCCGCCTGATGGGCCGCGGGCTGATCCGCCCGGACGCGCTCGGCCTCGGGCTCGCCGTGGCCGACGACCTCGCGGTGCTCGACCAGCGCGGCGAGGCCGGCCGGCCGCTCTGGACGCTCGGGCCGCTCCTGCGCGGGACGCTGTGGGAATGCACGGCGGTGCCGGATATCCGCGGGCAGGCGGCGGAACTCGCCCGGACGGTGGCGGCGCGGCTGCAGGATGTAGCGACCGGGGCGGCGCGGGAGACGGCCTGA
- the hmgA gene encoding homogentisate 1,2-dioxygenase has protein sequence MNVQAQNVSAKNVPAPSGPQPAASVSGLAPGYMSGFGNGFETEALPGALPVGRNSPQKCPYGLYAEQISGSPFTAPRTTNERSWLYRIRPTVMHWGAFRKVEAGLWRTAPAPEVEMPPAPLRWDPVPIPDEPLSFVEGVRTMTTAGDAGAQAGMGAHLYLATRSMRDEYFYNADGEMLVVPQEGALRFRTEFGIIDVAPGEIVVIPRGVKIAVELLGGPARGYLCENYGGALTLPERGPIGANCLANPRDFLTPVAAYEDRDAPGTMLVKWGGALWAAEIAHSPLDVVAWHGNYAPYKYDLRKFSPVGPILFDHADPSIFTVLTSPSETPGTANIDFVLFSDRWLVAENTFRPPWYHLNVMSEFMGLVYGVYDAKTGGGFRPGGASLHNTLLPHGPDVDAFEKASNAELAPHKLEGTLAFMFETRFPQKVSRFAAETPALQQDYGSYGRRLTKHFDPNRPEAR, from the coding sequence ATGAATGTCCAAGCGCAGAACGTTTCGGCGAAGAACGTTCCGGCACCGTCCGGGCCTCAGCCCGCCGCCAGCGTCTCTGGCCTCGCGCCGGGCTACATGTCGGGCTTCGGCAACGGCTTCGAGACCGAGGCCCTGCCGGGCGCGCTCCCGGTCGGCCGCAACTCGCCCCAGAAATGCCCCTACGGCCTCTACGCCGAGCAGATCTCGGGCTCGCCCTTCACCGCGCCGCGCACCACCAACGAGCGCTCCTGGCTCTACCGCATCCGGCCCACCGTGATGCACTGGGGCGCCTTCCGGAAGGTCGAGGCCGGCCTGTGGCGCACCGCGCCCGCCCCCGAGGTCGAGATGCCCCCCGCCCCCTTGCGCTGGGATCCCGTCCCGATCCCGGACGAGCCGCTCTCCTTCGTCGAGGGCGTGCGCACCATGACGACGGCGGGCGATGCGGGCGCGCAGGCCGGCATGGGCGCGCATCTCTACCTCGCCACCCGCTCGATGAGGGACGAGTACTTCTACAACGCCGACGGCGAGATGCTGGTGGTGCCCCAGGAGGGCGCGCTTCGCTTCCGCACCGAGTTCGGGATCATCGACGTCGCGCCCGGCGAGATCGTGGTGATCCCGCGCGGCGTGAAGATCGCGGTCGAGCTCCTTGGCGGCCCGGCCCGGGGCTACCTGTGCGAGAATTACGGCGGCGCCCTCACGCTGCCCGAGCGCGGGCCGATCGGCGCCAACTGCCTGGCCAATCCGCGCGATTTCCTCACCCCGGTCGCCGCCTACGAGGACCGCGACGCGCCAGGCACCATGCTGGTGAAGTGGGGCGGCGCCTTGTGGGCCGCCGAGATCGCCCACTCGCCCCTCGACGTCGTCGCCTGGCACGGCAACTACGCGCCCTACAAGTACGATCTCCGAAAATTCTCGCCGGTCGGCCCGATCCTGTTCGACCACGCCGACCCGTCGATCTTCACGGTGCTGACCTCGCCCTCCGAGACGCCCGGCACCGCCAACATCGACTTCGTGCTGTTCTCCGACCGCTGGCTGGTGGCGGAGAACACCTTCCGGCCGCCGTGGTACCACCTCAACGTGATGAGCGAGTTCATGGGGCTGGTCTACGGGGTCTACGACGCCAAGACCGGCGGCGGCTTCCGGCCGGGGGGCGCCTCGCTGCACAACACGCTGCTGCCGCACGGGCCGGACGTCGACGCGTTCGAGAAGGCGTCGAACGCCGAGCTCGCGCCGCACAAGCTCGAGGGCACGCTGGCCTTCATGTTCGAGACGCGGTTTCCCCAGAAGGTCAGCCGCTTCGCCGCCGAGACCCCGGCGTTGCAGCAGGATTACGGGTCCTACGGCCGCCGGCTGACGAAGCATTTCGACCCGAACCGGCCGGAGGCGCGGTGA
- a CDS encoding Gfo/Idh/MocA family protein: MGGWDEVRIAVAGAGLIGRRHIEEIAANPGARLSAIVDPGPDAAAIAGREGVPLYATLEACFAADRPDGVVLATPNRLHVPQGLACIAAGIPVLIEKPLAHDLEEGERLVAAAEAAGARVLVGHHRQHSPILRRAVEAVRSGLLGRIVGVMGSAAFFKPGSYFEGPNAWRREPGGGPLLINMIHEVGNLRAMAGEIVAVQAAASGAVRGFPVEDTVAITLRFANGALGTFLLSDTAASARSWEQTSRENAAYPTYPDEDAYTILGTEGSLAVPTFRLKRYARPEDRSWFEPFLCDTLAVARADPLAEQIAHFVQVIRGEAKPLVSARDGLQNLRVVDAITRAARTGGTIEIPVP, encoded by the coding sequence GTGGGCGGCTGGGACGAGGTCAGGATCGCGGTCGCGGGCGCGGGGCTGATCGGGCGGCGGCACATCGAGGAGATCGCCGCGAATCCCGGCGCGCGGCTCTCGGCCATCGTCGATCCGGGGCCGGACGCCGCGGCGATCGCCGGGCGGGAGGGCGTCCCGCTCTACGCCACCCTGGAGGCGTGCTTTGCCGCCGACCGTCCGGACGGCGTGGTGCTGGCGACGCCGAACCGGCTGCACGTCCCGCAGGGGCTCGCCTGCATCGCGGCCGGTATCCCGGTGCTGATCGAGAAGCCGCTCGCGCACGACCTCGAGGAGGGCGAGCGCCTGGTCGCGGCGGCCGAGGCGGCCGGGGCCCGGGTGCTCGTCGGCCACCACCGGCAGCACAGCCCGATCCTGCGTCGGGCGGTCGAGGCGGTCCGGTCCGGGCTCCTCGGCCGGATCGTCGGGGTGATGGGCAGCGCGGCCTTCTTCAAGCCCGGCAGCTATTTCGAGGGCCCGAATGCCTGGCGGCGCGAGCCGGGCGGGGGACCGCTCCTCATCAACATGATCCACGAGGTCGGCAACCTGCGCGCCATGGCGGGCGAGATCGTCGCCGTGCAGGCGGCCGCCTCCGGCGCCGTGCGCGGATTTCCCGTCGAGGACACGGTCGCCATCACCCTGCGCTTCGCGAACGGCGCGCTCGGCACCTTCCTCCTCTCCGACACCGCGGCCTCGGCGCGGAGCTGGGAGCAGACCTCGCGCGAGAACGCCGCCTATCCGACCTACCCGGACGAGGACGCCTACACGATCCTCGGCACCGAGGGCTCGCTGGCGGTGCCGACCTTCCGGCTGAAGCGCTACGCGAGGCCCGAGGACCGATCCTGGTTCGAGCCCTTCCTCTGCGACACGCTCGCGGTGGCGCGCGCCGATCCGCTGGCGGAGCAGATCGCGCATTTCGTTCAAGTGATCCGGGGCGAGGCCAAGCCGCTGGTGAGCGCCCGCGACGGGTTGCAGAACCTGCGCGTCGTCGATGCCATCACGCGGGCGGCCCGCACGGGAGGGACCATCGAGATCCCGGTCCCCTGA
- a CDS encoding 2-dehydro-3-deoxy-6-phosphogalactonate aldolase, with product MIPSDVTGWLARCPLVAILRGVRPDEVEAIGEALVAAGIVILEVPLNSPEPVESVRRLAARLGDRALVGAGTFRREAEVEAVAAAGGRLLVTPHADPALVRAAKARGMVAMPGFLTPAEAFGLLDAGADALKLFPAEAGGPPMLKALRAVLPKGTPLLPVGGVDARSLPAWREAGASGYGCGSSLYKPGDTPDQVTAKAKALVAAL from the coding sequence ATGATTCCGTCGGACGTGACGGGCTGGCTCGCGCGCTGCCCCCTGGTGGCAATCCTGCGCGGCGTGCGGCCGGACGAGGTCGAAGCGATCGGCGAGGCGCTGGTGGCGGCCGGGATCGTGATCCTCGAAGTGCCGCTCAACTCGCCCGAGCCGGTCGAGAGCGTGCGCCGCCTGGCGGCGCGCCTCGGCGACCGGGCGCTCGTCGGCGCCGGCACCTTCCGCCGCGAGGCGGAGGTCGAGGCGGTGGCCGCAGCCGGCGGGCGCCTGCTCGTCACGCCCCACGCCGATCCCGCCCTGGTGCGCGCCGCCAAGGCCCGCGGCATGGTGGCGATGCCGGGCTTCCTGACCCCGGCCGAGGCCTTCGGCCTGCTCGACGCCGGCGCCGACGCCCTCAAGCTGTTTCCGGCCGAGGCCGGCGGGCCGCCGATGCTGAAGGCGCTCCGCGCGGTGCTGCCGAAGGGCACGCCGCTGCTCCCGGTCGGCGGCGTCGACGCACGGAGCCTGCCGGCCTGGCGCGAGGCTGGCGCCAGCGGCTACGGCTGCGGCTCGTCGCTCTACAAGCCCGGCGACACCCCCGACCAGGTCACCGCCAAGGCGAAGGCTCTGGTCGCGGCGCTCTGA
- a CDS encoding Rieske (2Fe-2S) protein, giving the protein MTWYPVADLADFEGRPVLAREAGGQALALYRVDGAVHATQGRCTHAGALLAEGEVVEGYIECPAHYGLFEIPTGRAQGGPVCRDLAVYPVRVEEGRVWVEVVPPGA; this is encoded by the coding sequence GTGACCTGGTACCCGGTCGCCGACCTCGCGGATTTCGAGGGCAGGCCGGTCCTGGCCCGCGAGGCCGGCGGACAGGCCCTCGCGCTCTACCGCGTCGACGGCGCGGTCCACGCCACGCAGGGGCGCTGCACCCATGCGGGCGCCCTGCTGGCGGAGGGCGAGGTGGTCGAGGGCTACATCGAGTGCCCGGCCCATTACGGCCTGTTCGAGATCCCCACCGGCCGGGCGCAGGGCGGGCCGGTCTGCCGCGACCTCGCGGTCTACCCGGTGCGGGTGGAGGAAGGCCGGGTCTGGGTCGAGGTCGTTCCGCCCGGCGCCTGA